A segment of the Candidatus Izimaplasma bacterium HR1 genome:
CATATCAATCGATTTATAGAATTCTTCTAGTTTGGCAATTCCTTTTAATGCGGTTTCTTCTAAATTACTATTATTTATCTCAAGTCCAAAGATTTTATTTGCGAATAACGCAAATCTGTTTAGATCATGTTTATAAACAAATTTCATCCAAGCTGGATACATTATAGCTAAACCAGCACCATGAGCAATATCATATACTGCGCTTAGTTGATGTTCCATACCATGACTTGCCCAATCTTCTTCTCTACCAGTACCAACTAAGCCGTTATGAGCAAGAGCACCTGCCCACATGATTTCGGCACGCGAAGCATAATCAGTATTATCATTTAATGCTTTAGGAGCATTATTGATAACTGTAGTAATTACACTTTCACATAAACGATCTGTCAGTTCAACATCAGTTGTATTTGTCATGTATCTTTCAATAACATGCCCAATAATATCAACAACACCACAAGATGTTTGATAGTTTGGTAATGTATAAGTTAACTCAGGATTCAGAATGGCAAATTTAGGTCTTAATGACACATCCCCATATCCTCGTTTTAAGCCAGTTTCTTCATCAGAGATAACTGTAGCTGTACTACTCTCAGAACCAGCAGCAGGAATCGTTAAAACAACACCTACAGGTAAAACTTTCTCTGGTCTGATACCTTTCAAATAAAAGTCCCAAACATCACCATCATAATAATGTCCCAGAGCAATTGCTTTGGCACTATCAATTACACTTCCTCCACCTACAGCTAAAATAAAATCAACATTTTCTTTTTTGGTTAACTCAATTCCTGCTTTAGCTAGTTTTAATCTTGGGTTCGCTTGAACTCCACCAAGTTCAACATAATCAATGTTGTTTGCTTTTAAGCTTGCAACTACTTTGTCATATAGTCCGTATTTTTTAATACTATTTCTTCCATAATGTAGTAATACTTTTTTTCCATAAAGTTTTGTGTAATTTCCAACTTCGTTTTCTGTACCTTTTCCAAAAATAATTTTTGTTTTATTATCATATTCAAAATTTAACATAATTAGCTCCTTCATGTTTTTTTATTTTCATTTTGATTATATCATACAAAAAGAAAAGATGTCATTTTATGACATCTTTTTCATAATTAATTTATATACAATCTCATTAAAATATTTACTTCTTATAGTTGTGTAATCATTGTGTTTGATCTTTTTATTCTAAAGGTTCAATAATATCTAGATATGCTAGTTCTTCTAAGAACCAATCTTTTGTACCAACTATCCCTGTTACTTCTTCTAACAGTTCTAACATTTCTATTGTGGTTACTTCTTTAAAGGCATATTCTTTATAGTATTCCTGTAAGAAGTCTTTGAGAACACCTATGTCTCCATCAATTATTTCATCAAAGTAATATCTAAATACTGTAGGTCCATGGTAATAAATTATATACCCATAACCTTGCTGGTAATCGTGAACTGTTCCCATTAACGAGGAACCTTCAAAGGTATTGAAATTCCCTACAAGCTCTGGTTTCATACTACTTCTATAATCGAGATATCCATTAGCGAATGCCATTCCTTCGGTCTCATAGAAATAGATAAATGTTGTATATGTTGTTAATGCTTCATCAAGAAACGGTTCTCGAGCTTGATCGTTGTGTATGATCGAATAAAACCATTGGTGGATGACTTCATGTACTACTGTGTAAATGCTGATATCTTCACTACAGTAAATTACTCCGGTACTTTCCATACCATAAATATATCCGTATTCTAGATTGAAATAATCATAAGGATAGTCTCCAACATACTCTTCATATATTTCAAAAGCATTCTCTAAAGCATAGAAACTATCTTCTACTTCTTGGCTATTAAGAATTTTAGTTGAATAAACACTAAAATCTATTCCATTGATTTTTCTTGTATAAACTTCATATTTATCAGAAGCACTGAAACTAAAATCACGACCGTTATCTAAGAAATAGTCTGATGTCTTCCTATACACACTACTAACTCCACCCATTTTTTTACCACTCGAGGCAATATCATAGGCTCTAGGAGCGTTAATACTAACATAGTAATCACCAATTGTATTGTAATAACTTTCACCGTTAAAGGCATAATTATAGTCTTCTGTCGGTTCATCATTATTCAATTGTACAACTGGATAGAAAAACATTGTGATAAAATAGTCTTCATAATAAGATATGCGACCATTACCTCGCCAATAATCAAATGTGTAACCAAAATCTATTTCTAACACATCACCACTTGTTGCTTCTTCTAATAATGAAACGACAATAAGAGTTTCGTCATCATCATCGAACGAAACACTTTTCGAATTACCATTGATTTTGATGTAATCAAGATCAACTTCATAACCAACATCATTCCTAGCACCAGCATTTGGATAAATGCGTAGGTTTAAAGTATTAGTATCTTCTTTTACCAAATACATTAATTTACCGGTAACATCTAGAGTAAAATTCTCATCATCTAGGTGTAAGTCTAAAAAGTATGTATTTTCTGTAAACACTTGATTTTCCTCATAAGCTAAAAAATCATTATCATTCACATATAACTTGTCATCCTTATTACAAGCTGTCAGAAGTATTAGTAATAAGCATGCAATTAGAATCTTTTTCATCTAATCACTCCTTTTATTTTTTTCGAAGTAATTTCTTGAAGATTAAGTAATACAGACCGAATAGTATTCCCGCAGGAATAGCTAATGCAATAACTAGTAATACAGCTACTATGATAATTAGAACATATAATATTCCAAATAAAATATCTAAGATAATCATAATGATACTCCTTTTCATTTATTACGAAACAGTTTTTTATTGATTAAATAATTAAGTCCGTACAAGATACCAGATATAATACCGATAGCTATAAGTACTAATATAATCACTCCGACAAGCACTAGGATGTACAATAAAAAGTACAAAACGTCTGATATAAACATTGTTTTTATCCCTCTAACTTTCTTTTCGAGTAAGTAGCTATCATCTGTCCGTTATCAATCACATACTCATCTAAGTGTAAATTGATAAACATATTTCCTTTATCAAACAACCTTGTTCCGTCCCCAACAATTGTTGGAATATAGGCTAGGATATATTCATCCACTAAATCAGTTGTCGTTACTTGGTTAACAACATTACTTCCTCCAAATAACCAGATTCCTTTTCCGGTTTCTGCTTTTAGGGTTTTTATAATCTCTATAAGGTTCCCTTTTACAAATCTAACATTGTCATAATCCTTATGTTCTTTTCTTGAAGCAACAATTATTCTTTGGTTCTTATAAAATTCTAAATCTGGTAATTCAAAAAATGATTTACTTCCCATTAGTACAATATCGATATCATTTAGAAACTGAATGAAATCAAATTTCTTTTCAGTATCTAATGTTTTATCTCCATCCCCTTTTATCCAATCGTAACCACCATCTTTATCAACAATAAATCCATCAAGACTCATCGCCAAACATAAAATTAGTTTTCTAGACATGTTACCACCCCATACATATATCTTACCATAGCTTTTCATTTTATCTATCAAATAAAAAAACGCCCATTACGAGCGTTTAATCTTAATATGGAGGTTCCGGCCGGATTTGAACCGGCGATCACGGAGTTGCAGTCCATTGCCTTAGCCACTTGGCTACGGAACCTTAAAGTGTCCGATACATATTATAATAAATATGGTTGAAAAACGCAAGTTATTTAGTAGGTTTTTTTGGTTTAATTTTGATATACATTTCAAATATAGTATAATATATAAAAAGGTGATAAAAGGAGGTTCGTTATGTCAATGGAGGTTATTGTTGGTTTATTAACTAATATTGTTTTGCTTATGAGTTTATCTGTAGTTTATTCATTATTTACTAACGAAACTAAATTATCACGCTTTAGTAGTAAATTGGTTATGGGAATTAGTGTCAGTATTGTTGGATTTATCATTATGTCTACAGCAGTTGAAGCTGAACCTGGTGTTTTCTTTGATGGTCGTAGTGTCCTAATGTTATTAAGTGGGATTTTCTTTGGTATAGTCCCAGTTATTGTTGGAGGATTATCTTTATCATTTTTCCGAATTACAATGGGTGGTAGTGGAGTTATTCCTGGAATTTTATGGGTTATTATTCCTGGTATCATTGGTGTAGTTTGGCGTTATATAAGAATAAAGAAAGAATCAACAGATTTATCAAAGATTAATCTGTTGGAGCAATATCTATTATTATTTATAACACAAGTACTGATGGTTGGTTTGTTGTTCTTCTTTCCCGCACGTGTATCTTTAGAAGCAATTGCTGCTGTTGCCTTACCACTTGCACTTTTCTATCCAATTGGTGGTCTAGCTGTTAGTGCATTTATGCTAAAACAAAGAATAAATTATTTCAGTGCAATTGAAATAAAAGATAGAGAACAAGAGTATAAAGATTTATTTAATAAAAGTGCTTCATATAGTTTCATAATTGATCCGGAATCCGGTAAGTTTTTCAACGTGAATCAAGCTGCGATTGATAAATACGGGTACTCATATGAAGAATTTACAAATCTATCAATTTACGATGTTAACTTACTTGGAAGAGAAGATTTAGATAAACTAAGAGACAAAAAGGATAAAGAGAACTCTGGATATTTTAGAGTTAAACATATCCTTAAAAATAAGGAAATTATGGATGTTGAAGTTAGAAGTGTATATTTAACTTTAGAAGGACAAGTATATACTTATGCAACTGTTACCGATATAACAGATAGGATTCAACATGAAGCTAAATATCAAGATGTAAATGTTAAGTTAGAAACAACACTACACAGTGTTTCTGAAGGAATCATTTCAACTAACGAATACGGTGAGATTGAAATAATAAATGATATCGCAAAAGACTATTTATCAGTATCAAGTAAAGTAATTGGTAAATCAATTACTGATGTTGTAAAAATATATTCAAAAGATCATAATTTAGATTTTGGACAAATATTCAATAGTACAATTAGAAACAATGAATCATTTAAATCAGATAAACCTTATTTATTGATAAATAATAATAATGATTTAAATCTATATGTCGATTTCTCTTTATCACCAATTACGTTTGATGAGGTCATAAGAGGAAGTATTTTAGTATTTAGAGATGTTACAAATCAATTTGAGCAAAACGAGCAAATTCAATTTATCTCTCAGCATGATTATTTAACTGGTTTATTCAATCGTTATTTCCTTGAAGTAGAAATGAAACGATTAGACACTAAAAGACAATTACCAATCTCTATCATCCATGGTGATGTTAATGGTTTAAAACTTACTAATGATGCTTTCGGGCATATTGAAGGAGATAAATTATTAGTTGAAATAAGCGATATCCTTAAAAAGGCAACTAGAAGCGAGGATATCATCGCTAGATGGGGTGGAGACGAGTTCATTATATTACTTCCTCAAACTACAGAAGCGAACGCTAAGAAGGTTTTAGCGCGAATTAGGGACCTTCAAATAAAATCTATGTATGAAATAATGAAACCAAGTATTTCTTTAGGACTTGCGACTAAGACTGATGAGACTCAAGACCTAAGTAATGTACTTATTGAAGCTGAAACTGAAATGTATAATAATAAACAAACGGATGGTAAACATATGCGTCATGAGTTTTTAAGTAATTTAGAAAAACGATTATACAATATTCACCCAGAACTTGGTAAACACGCATTTCAAGTTTCCTCAACAGCAAAGGAATTCGGTGAATACTTAAAATTAGACGAGGATGATTTATCATTACTAATAATTTTCGCAGCATATCACGATATAGGCTGGATTAATATTGGTGAAGAATTACTTCTTAAAACAGATAATATAACTGAGGATGAAAGAGAAATCATTAATTCCCATTGTGAAGTTGGGTTTAGAATAATGAAATCTATTCCTGAACTTTCAGGAATAGCCGAATTAATCATCGCCCATCATGAAAGATGGGATGGAACTGGTTATCCTTTCGGTTTAAAAGGTAAAACTATTCCTTATTTATCGAGAATTCTATCAATTATTGATGCTTATGATATGATGATAAACAATTCTATCTACTCTCCGTTTAGAACTATACCAGAGGCATTAAAAGAATTAGATACCCATAAAGGGACACAGTTTGATCCTGGATTAGTAAAAGAGTTTATAAAATTACATACAAATAAAAAAAAATGACGAGTAATCGTCATTTTTAATTGCTTAATGGTCGGGAAGACAGGATTTGAACCTGCGACCTCTTGGTCCCAAACCAAGCACTCTACCAAGCTAAGCTACTTCCCGAAATGATAAATAATAAATAATAATTGGCGCGCCCAAGAGGAGTCGAACCCCTAACCTCTTGATCCGTAGTCAAGTACTCTATCCAATTGAGCTATGAGCGCATTAATTTAGTGGCGGTCCAGACGGGATTTGAACCCGCGATCTTCGGTGTGACAGACCGACATGTTAACCACTACACCACTGGACCCATGGTTAGAGCAGCAAGAAAATTATAACACAACTAATACTGTTAATCAATACTTTTTTAGTCGATTATTATTCTATCAAAACTACGCCTAAAAGGCAAGGCTTTTGATGATTTATTTTCAATTTTTTTAGTAACAATAGTTTTACCTTGTTATCAGTCTTTCAATAGTGTATATATCATATCAGTATTCTACTAAACTGTCTATATTTATATCCAAAGTTGTGAGAAGAATGTGAAACTTTGGTGTAAAAATGACTTTCCGATATACAATCTAAGTAGAGGTGATTAAGATGTCAATTCTTCTCCCGATGTTAATAACATTATGTGCTTATTACTTTAGTAGATTTATACGGACAAATTCAATAATTATATTTATCTTTGCATTATTACTTAGTGCAATTACAATACTAGTTCCTAATTCAATAGTTACAACATTTATTGCGAATGGGACTATAGGTGTTACATTCCTACTAATAGTGATGTTTACTGGTGCTCTTAAGAAAGGGAGTAAAATCAAAAAGCAACTAAGCAGTGTGCGGAATGAATATGCCATATTAGGTTTTATCTTTATTACACCTCATGCTTATTTATATATATATGAATCAATAGTGAATCAAATACCCCTAGAGATAATGGGAATTTTGATTTATATACTACTATTACCTTTATTCGTAACTTCATTCAAATTGATAAGAAACAATATCCCAACATCAAGTTGGTTAAAATTACACCGCTTATCATATTTTGCTTATTTACTTATTTTCTTACATTCTATTAGAGTAACTGAATTTCGGCATATAATAGCGTATTCTATCCTTTTTGGAACATACTCAATTATAAAACTTAACAACTACTTTGAAAAACATAGTATCATTAAAGCCACAGCAATTACTTTGGTAGTGACTACGGGTTCTATATTCCTAATAACTGACTTTGATAGCTATTTAAATGTTCCTTATAACATAATGGAAGGAAATGAATTTGAAGATGGTACATATATTGGATATTCTAAAGGATTTCATAATTCTGATACTGTTGTAAGAGTTCAAATTGAAAACAACCAAATAAAATATGTTTTCATTGAAGATTGTGGTTGTACTCCAAATGTAGACCAAGATAAGTACTTTGATGTAGCATTTGATATTGCAAACGAGATTAAAGATGAGAATAGGACTGATATAGACGCTATAAGTGGTGCAACAAAAACCTCAATAGCTGTTAACAACGCTGTAATAGATGCATTAGAACATGCTTTAGTAAAATAAAAAACACGATAATCTGAGATTATCGTGTTTTGTTTTCTTATAACTTAATCTTGAAGCCATCCTTTACTTTCAAATACATTGAATAACGCATTTAATGCAATACCTATAACTGCTGCTAAACTCATACCAGTTAAACTTACTGCATCGTTCAATGGTAATGAAGCTCCACCTAGTCCAA
Coding sequences within it:
- the bdhA gene encoding NADH-dependent butanol dehydrogenase A — its product is MLNFEYDNKTKIIFGKGTENEVGNYTKLYGKKVLLHYGRNSIKKYGLYDKVVASLKANNIDYVELGGVQANPRLKLAKAGIELTKKENVDFILAVGGGSVIDSAKAIALGHYYDGDVWDFYLKGIRPEKVLPVGVVLTIPAAGSESSTATVISDEETGLKRGYGDVSLRPKFAILNPELTYTLPNYQTSCGVVDIIGHVIERYMTNTTDVELTDRLCESVITTVINNAPKALNDNTDYASRAEIMWAGALAHNGLVGTGREEDWASHGMEHQLSAVYDIAHGAGLAIMYPAWMKFVYKHDLNRFALFANKIFGLEINNSNLEETALKGIAKLEEFYKSIDMPIRMSDINITDENINIMAEKATHTSDIIGSFVKLNKQDIINIYKLAL
- the rpfG_6 gene encoding Cyclic di-GMP phosphodiesterase response regulator RpfG; protein product: MSMEVIVGLLTNIVLLMSLSVVYSLFTNETKLSRFSSKLVMGISVSIVGFIIMSTAVEAEPGVFFDGRSVLMLLSGIFFGIVPVIVGGLSLSFFRITMGGSGVIPGILWVIIPGIIGVVWRYIRIKKESTDLSKINLLEQYLLLFITQVLMVGLLFFFPARVSLEAIAAVALPLALFYPIGGLAVSAFMLKQRINYFSAIEIKDREQEYKDLFNKSASYSFIIDPESGKFFNVNQAAIDKYGYSYEEFTNLSIYDVNLLGREDLDKLRDKKDKENSGYFRVKHILKNKEIMDVEVRSVYLTLEGQVYTYATVTDITDRIQHEAKYQDVNVKLETTLHSVSEGIISTNEYGEIEIINDIAKDYLSVSSKVIGKSITDVVKIYSKDHNLDFGQIFNSTIRNNESFKSDKPYLLINNNNDLNLYVDFSLSPITFDEVIRGSILVFRDVTNQFEQNEQIQFISQHDYLTGLFNRYFLEVEMKRLDTKRQLPISIIHGDVNGLKLTNDAFGHIEGDKLLVEISDILKKATRSEDIIARWGGDEFIILLPQTTEANAKKVLARIRDLQIKSMYEIMKPSISLGLATKTDETQDLSNVLIEAETEMYNNKQTDGKHMRHEFLSNLEKRLYNIHPELGKHAFQVSSTAKEFGEYLKLDEDDLSLLIIFAAYHDIGWINIGEELLLKTDNITEDEREIINSHCEVGFRIMKSIPELSGIAELIIAHHERWDGTGYPFGLKGKTIPYLSRILSIIDAYDMMINNSIYSPFRTIPEALKELDTHKGTQFDPGLVKEFIKLHTNKKK
- the yedZ_3 gene encoding Sulfoxide reductase heme-binding subunit YedZ, with amino-acid sequence MSILLPMLITLCAYYFSRFIRTNSIIIFIFALLLSAITILVPNSIVTTFIANGTIGVTFLLIVMFTGALKKGSKIKKQLSSVRNEYAILGFIFITPHAYLYIYESIVNQIPLEIMGILIYILLLPLFVTSFKLIRNNIPTSSWLKLHRLSYFAYLLIFLHSIRVTEFRHIIAYSILFGTYSIIKLNNYFEKHSIIKATAITLVVTTGSIFLITDFDSYLNVPYNIMEGNEFEDGTYIGYSKGFHNSDTVVRVQIENNQIKYVFIEDCGCTPNVDQDKYFDVAFDIANEIKDENRTDIDAISGATKTSIAVNNAVIDALEHALVK
- a CDS encoding hypothetical protein (RibD C-terminal domain): MKSYGKIYVWGGNMSRKLILCLAMSLDGFIVDKDGGYDWIKGDGDKTLDTEKKFDFIQFLNDIDIVLMGSKSFFELPDLEFYKNQRIIVASRKEHKDYDNVRFVKGNLIEIIKTLKAETGKGIWLFGGSNVVNQVTTTDLVDEYILAYIPTIVGDGTRLFDKGNMFINLHLDEYVIDNGQMIATYSKRKLEG